A DNA window from Arachis hypogaea cultivar Tifrunner chromosome 18, arahy.Tifrunner.gnm2.J5K5, whole genome shotgun sequence contains the following coding sequences:
- the LOC112771861 gene encoding protein LIGHT-DEPENDENT SHORT HYPOCOTYLS 10 — translation MSSSGGGSSGKELVEGSSSPTLSRYESQKRRDWNTFGQYLKNQRPPVPLSHCNCNHVLDFLRYLDQFGKTKVHIQGCMFYGQPEPPAPCTCPLRQAWGSLDALIGRLRAAYEENGGSPETNPFANGSIRVYLREVRECQAKARGIPYKKKKKVAATTSQGSSSKGNCDDSSPSTTMHYS, via the coding sequence ATGTCTTCAAGTGGTGGTGGTAGTAGTGGGAAGGAGTTAGTAGAAGGATCAAGCTCACCAACACTTAGCCGCTATGAATCCCAAAAGAGAAGGGATTGGAACACTTTTGGGCAATACTTGAAGAATCAAAGACCCCCAGTTCCACTATCACATTGCAATTGCAACCATGTCTTGGATTTTCTAAGGTACCTTGATCAATTTGGTAAAACCAAGGTACACATCCAAGGGTGCATGTTTTACGGGCAGCCAGAGCCGCCCGCACCCTGTACTTGTCCTCTTAGGCAGGCCTGGGGCTCCCTTGACGCCCTGATAGGGAGACTCAGGGCTGCCTATGAGGAAAACGGTGGATCTCCTGAGACTAATCCTTTTGCGAACGGCTCTATCCGTGTTTACCTCAGAGAGGTTAGGGAGTGCCAAGCTAAGGCTAGGGGTATCCcttacaagaagaagaagaaggtcgcCGCCACCACCAGCCAAGGAAGCAGTAGTAAGGGAAATTGTGATGATTCATCACCCTCCACCACCATGCACTACTCTTGA